One Phocaeicola dorei genomic region harbors:
- a CDS encoding AAA family ATPase — translation MNTLKPRIASLLQQLNERVFEKEHIVALALLSAVAGESIFLLGPPGVAKSMVGRRLKLAFRNASAFEYLMSRFSTPDEIFGPVSISKLKDEDTYERIVDGYLPSATIAFLDEIWKAGPAIQNALLTIINEKIYRNGQFSIHVPLKGLIAASNELPAQGQGLEALWDRFLIRCLVGGIEDMGEFDRMISSTDETEPVVDEQLQITDEEYIRWEKEMAAIKIHYSIFEVIHALKDRIEQYNLQIQNEGGVSSPLYVSDRRWKKMVKLLKASAFLNGSDTIRLSDCTLLSYCLWSEMDQMEAAEEMVNAAIQKSAEGYLLNIKGLEQDIEELKDRQSSEHSLREVNDPGIQVIDTYYYQVEGVRMKERLLIFAADYQHLDQTGKLFYLHKDKYKANCCILKKYDSILHAKVPRNKIYTLKKGLRSIYINNYEYHLMCYEDCPPPPPEPEQEDFGTKYKSVAEALDRVEKDWSGLLDAETEYYEKHLFLSEKQRASMRRMLRHQKNTIDRYKNDLNEMADAYRKENQEYKVERSEDNLFSGTER, via the coding sequence ATGAATACATTGAAACCTCGTATAGCATCTCTGTTACAACAACTGAATGAAAGGGTTTTTGAGAAAGAACATATTGTCGCTCTTGCTCTGCTTTCGGCTGTGGCAGGAGAAAGTATTTTCCTTTTAGGCCCTCCGGGAGTAGCAAAAAGTATGGTAGGACGCCGGCTGAAACTGGCATTCCGCAACGCTTCCGCATTTGAATATCTGATGTCACGATTCAGTACGCCGGACGAAATATTCGGCCCTGTCTCCATTTCCAAACTGAAAGACGAAGATACGTATGAGCGTATTGTCGATGGCTATCTGCCTTCTGCCACCATTGCTTTCCTGGACGAGATATGGAAAGCTGGACCGGCCATTCAGAATGCATTGCTCACCATTATCAATGAAAAAATATACCGTAACGGACAGTTCTCCATTCATGTTCCACTGAAGGGACTGATTGCCGCTTCCAATGAACTGCCCGCCCAAGGACAAGGACTGGAGGCCTTGTGGGATCGTTTCCTGATTCGCTGTCTGGTGGGAGGCATTGAGGATATGGGAGAATTTGACCGGATGATTTCCTCTACGGATGAAACGGAACCGGTGGTGGACGAGCAACTGCAGATCACCGATGAGGAATACATCCGGTGGGAAAAGGAGATGGCTGCCATTAAAATCCATTACTCTATTTTCGAAGTGATTCATGCCTTGAAGGACCGGATAGAGCAATATAACCTCCAGATACAAAATGAGGGGGGTGTGTCGTCTCCTCTGTATGTGTCGGACCGTCGGTGGAAGAAAATGGTGAAGCTGCTGAAAGCTTCCGCTTTCCTGAATGGATCGGACACTATCCGCCTTTCGGATTGTACATTGCTGTCCTATTGCCTTTGGAGTGAGATGGATCAGATGGAGGCGGCAGAGGAGATGGTGAACGCTGCCATTCAGAAAAGTGCCGAAGGCTATCTGCTGAATATAAAAGGGCTGGAACAGGACATTGAAGAACTGAAAGACCGACAATCGTCCGAACACAGTTTGCGTGAAGTGAACGATCCGGGCATACAGGTCATTGATACTTACTATTACCAGGTAGAGGGCGTCCGGATGAAAGAGCGCCTCCTTATTTTTGCAGCCGACTATCAACATCTGGATCAGACCGGTAAATTATTTTATTTGCATAAGGATAAATATAAGGCCAACTGCTGTATTCTGAAGAAATATGATTCCATACTCCATGCCAAAGTTCCGCGTAATAAAATATATACGCTGAAAAAAGGGCTTCGTTCCATTTATATCAATAATTATGAATATCACTTGATGTGCTATGAGGATTGTCCTCCACCGCCACCCGAACCCGAGCAGGAGGATTTCGGAACCAAATATAAATCGGTGGCCGAAGCGTTGGACAGAGTGGAGAAGGATTGGTCCGGGCTGCTGGATGCGGAAACGGAATATTATGAGAAGCATTTATTTCTCAGCGAAAAGCAGCGGGCTTCCATGCGGAGGATGCTTCGCCACCAGAAGAATACCATAGACCGATATAAGAATGATTTGAACGAAATGGCAGATGCGTACCGAAAAGAGAACCAGGAATATAAGGTTGAGAGATCTGAAGATAATCTATTCTCAGGAACTGAAAGATAG
- a CDS encoding HelD family protein: MIFNQTEKEEKAYLMDIIALLAANIEQMDKAIEDKSKDVMEHKLYLWENLSELDRAEKSAVRQIVTQQVAASESLVEKKKRYRKMMAIPYFGRIDFQEKGQPEVLPLYIGIHSFFNPPTNENLIHDWRAPISSMFYDYELGEAHFDAPSGEVKGNIRLKRQYRIRDGKMEFMLESSLNIQDDILQKELSGNSDDRMKNIVATIQREQNKIIRNDTSNTLIIQGVAGSGKTSIALHRVAYLLYRHKGEITSNDILIISPNKVFADYISNVLPELGEEKIEECGFEELMLKILDNKYKIQTFFEQVAEILDKEEENFIERIRFKSTTEFIQQMDKYILYLEQNAFRPTDLKAGRIPIPAEYLKERFAAWHRLPMRSRFQPMAEEIARELTFTYHQEPMGKIQIRQLGNELKKMFNNKDLDLYKGFYDWLGKPEMFKQGKNRKLEYADVAPLLYLKLALEDNKTMYGIKHLLVDEMQDYTPIQYKVLAKLFPCRKTILGDAKQSVNPYSSTTCEQIQRVLVGSEVMKLCKSYRSTYEITEFAQRIAKNEELEAIERHGEEPAVALLPTEKKEIEWIENLITSFLKGADVSMGIICKTVKQADKLYAAINHLSDKICLLTEESVAFVNGVVITTAHMAKGLEFDEVIVPFVTDKDYRTEIDRSMLYVACTRAMHKLYISASGNISTFLS, from the coding sequence ATGATATTTAACCAGACTGAAAAGGAAGAGAAAGCCTATCTCATGGATATTATTGCTTTACTAGCTGCCAATATCGAACAGATGGATAAGGCCATTGAAGATAAATCCAAAGACGTAATGGAGCACAAACTCTACTTGTGGGAAAATCTGTCCGAACTGGACCGCGCCGAGAAAAGTGCGGTCCGGCAGATAGTCACCCAACAAGTAGCAGCCAGTGAGTCCTTGGTCGAGAAAAAGAAACGTTATCGCAAAATGATGGCCATTCCCTATTTCGGGCGCATCGACTTTCAAGAAAAAGGGCAACCCGAAGTCCTGCCATTATATATAGGTATCCACTCATTTTTCAATCCTCCCACCAATGAAAATCTGATACACGACTGGCGTGCCCCCATCTCCAGCATGTTCTATGATTATGAATTAGGAGAAGCACATTTCGACGCCCCCTCGGGAGAAGTGAAAGGTAACATCCGTCTGAAACGCCAGTATCGCATCCGTGACGGAAAAATGGAATTCATGCTGGAAAGTTCACTGAATATTCAAGATGACATCCTTCAGAAAGAATTGAGTGGAAACTCCGATGACCGGATGAAGAATATAGTCGCCACCATCCAACGGGAACAGAATAAAATTATCCGTAATGATACATCGAACACCCTGATTATTCAGGGAGTAGCCGGTTCAGGAAAAACATCCATCGCCTTGCACCGTGTAGCCTATCTGCTATATCGGCACAAAGGGGAAATCACGTCCAATGATATCCTGATCATTTCCCCCAATAAAGTATTTGCCGATTACATCTCGAACGTACTTCCCGAATTGGGAGAAGAAAAAATTGAAGAATGCGGCTTTGAGGAATTAATGCTCAAAATACTGGATAACAAGTATAAAATACAAACCTTCTTTGAACAGGTGGCCGAAATACTGGACAAAGAGGAAGAAAATTTTATAGAACGTATCCGATTCAAATCCACCACCGAGTTTATCCAGCAGATGGATAAATACATTCTATATTTAGAACAAAACGCATTTCGGCCAACCGACCTGAAAGCAGGACGTATCCCTATCCCTGCCGAGTACCTGAAAGAACGTTTCGCGGCATGGCACCGCCTGCCCATGCGCAGCCGTTTCCAACCAATGGCAGAAGAAATTGCCCGCGAACTGACTTTCACCTATCACCAAGAGCCGATGGGAAAAATACAGATACGGCAGTTGGGTAATGAACTGAAAAAGATGTTCAACAATAAAGACCTTGACTTGTACAAGGGATTTTATGACTGGCTGGGAAAACCGGAAATGTTCAAACAGGGTAAAAACCGGAAATTGGAATATGCGGATGTAGCCCCATTACTTTATTTGAAACTGGCCCTGGAAGATAATAAAACCATGTATGGCATCAAGCATCTGCTGGTAGACGAAATGCAGGACTATACTCCGATACAATACAAAGTTCTGGCTAAATTATTCCCTTGCCGGAAAACAATATTGGGAGATGCAAAGCAATCAGTAAATCCATACAGTTCCACCACCTGCGAACAGATCCAACGTGTATTAGTCGGCTCGGAAGTGATGAAGCTTTGTAAAAGTTATCGCTCCACGTATGAAATCACAGAGTTTGCCCAACGCATTGCCAAGAACGAGGAACTGGAAGCTATAGAGCGTCATGGAGAGGAACCGGCAGTCGCCTTGCTTCCCACAGAAAAGAAAGAGATAGAATGGATAGAAAACCTCATCACCTCTTTCCTGAAAGGAGCTGATGTATCCATGGGTATAATATGCAAAACCGTAAAACAAGCGGACAAGTTGTATGCAGCCATCAATCATTTGTCTGATAAGATCTGTTTGCTGACAGAAGAAAGTGTAGCTTTTGTCAATGGGGTGGTCATTACTACAGCCCACATGGCAAAGGGACTGGAATTTGACGAAGTGATTGTTCCATTTGTAACTGATAAAGACTATAGAACAGAAATAGACCGCAGCATGTTATATGTAGCCTGTACTCGTGCTATGCATAAACTTTATATTTCCGCATCGGGTAATATAAGTACATTTCTATCATAA
- a CDS encoding DUF5690 family protein, translated as MEAKSETNKQISSFLFILWAGGAALLSYSLVYALRKPFTAATFDGMDFFGMDYKVATTIMQIFGYLISKFFAIKIVSELKRENRLKFMIFSVALAELALVFFGLLPQPFNVFALFFNGLALGCMWGVIFSFIEGRKVTDILASLLGVSMAVSSGMAKSMGLFVVNTFGVTEFWMPALIGGLAFPLLILMGWSLNKLPQPTDEDRALRSERVTLNGEQRRQLFKSYMPLLIMLFFANLFITILRDIKEDFLVNIIDVSTISSWLFAQVDGMVTLIILGIFAMMSLINSNYRVLQVLLAMVIGGAGTISYLAFNYDALQLPTLYWLFLQSLSLYIVYLSFQTLFFERFIACFKIKGNVGFFIATIDFIGYTGTVCVLLFKEFCSPDINWMEFYNQFSGWVGIVCSIAFIGSAIYLMQRYKLEKQLRKEEKNKKIIVSPMALTNLKETAENICNP; from the coding sequence ATGGAAGCAAAAAGCGAAACAAACAAACAGATATCCAGTTTCCTGTTTATTCTGTGGGCAGGAGGGGCGGCACTACTGTCATACTCACTGGTGTATGCCCTGCGCAAACCTTTTACAGCTGCCACCTTTGACGGAATGGATTTCTTCGGGATGGATTATAAAGTAGCCACTACCATCATGCAGATTTTCGGCTACCTTATTTCAAAGTTCTTTGCCATCAAGATTGTTTCAGAATTGAAACGCGAAAACCGGTTGAAATTCATGATATTCTCCGTGGCCCTTGCAGAACTCGCTTTAGTCTTCTTCGGATTACTCCCCCAACCCTTTAATGTGTTTGCCCTATTCTTCAACGGACTGGCATTAGGATGCATGTGGGGAGTCATCTTCAGTTTCATAGAAGGACGCAAAGTTACCGATATATTGGCCAGCTTGCTGGGGGTAAGTATGGCGGTGAGCTCAGGAATGGCTAAATCTATGGGATTGTTTGTAGTCAATACATTTGGTGTCACAGAATTCTGGATGCCCGCCCTGATAGGTGGTTTAGCCTTCCCGCTCCTTATCCTCATGGGGTGGTCGCTCAACAAGTTGCCACAACCCACAGATGAAGACCGCGCTCTCCGTTCGGAACGCGTCACTTTGAACGGAGAGCAACGCAGACAACTGTTCAAAAGTTATATGCCCTTGCTGATCATGCTGTTCTTCGCCAATCTGTTTATCACTATTTTACGTGATATAAAAGAAGATTTTCTGGTCAATATCATTGATGTCAGCACTATTTCTTCTTGGTTGTTCGCACAAGTGGACGGTATGGTGACGCTGATTATTTTGGGAATCTTTGCCATGATGTCGTTAATAAACAGCAACTACAGAGTATTGCAGGTGCTTCTGGCTATGGTTATTGGTGGAGCGGGCACTATCAGCTATCTGGCTTTTAATTATGATGCATTGCAACTGCCTACCCTTTACTGGCTGTTCCTCCAAAGTCTGAGCCTGTACATCGTTTATCTTAGTTTCCAAACTCTGTTCTTCGAGCGCTTCATTGCCTGCTTCAAGATTAAAGGAAATGTGGGATTCTTCATTGCCACCATCGACTTTATCGGATATACAGGAACTGTCTGTGTACTGCTGTTCAAGGAATTTTGCAGCCCGGATATCAATTGGATGGAGTTTTATAATCAGTTCTCAGGATGGGTAGGCATTGTGTGCAGCATTGCATTCATCGGTTCAGCCATCTATCTGATGCAACGGTATAAATTGGAAAAACAGCTGAGAAAAGAAGAAAAAAATAAAAAGATCATCGTTTCACCGATGGCGTTAACCAACTTAAAGGAAACAGCAGAAAACATCTGTAACCCATAA
- the phnX gene encoding phosphonoacetaldehyde hydrolase, whose product MKKIECIIMDWAGTAVDYGCFAPVAAFLKAFAEKGLTVTMEEARGPMGMTKIDHIRELFKLPSVTEQFKQNYNRNWTEEDVVSIYKEFEKHLFASLEEYTTPIPGVIEVIEKLKRDGIKIGSTTGYTTAMMDIVLPGAAAHGYTTDNCVTSNNLPAGRPQPYMIYQNMIDLAIPSVQSVIKYGDTIADIKEGVNAGVWTVGVILGSNEMGLTQEETGKLPAEELNRRMAAVRKRMYMAGAHYVVNTIAELPEIIEIINHKMN is encoded by the coding sequence ATGAAGAAAATTGAGTGTATTATTATGGACTGGGCCGGAACGGCTGTAGACTATGGATGCTTCGCTCCGGTAGCCGCTTTCCTGAAAGCTTTTGCTGAGAAAGGACTGACAGTGACAATGGAAGAAGCACGAGGCCCCATGGGTATGACCAAAATAGACCATATCCGTGAATTATTCAAGTTACCAAGTGTGACGGAGCAATTCAAACAAAACTATAACCGCAACTGGACTGAGGAAGATGTGGTATCCATATACAAAGAATTCGAGAAACACTTGTTCGCCTCCCTGGAAGAATATACGACTCCTATTCCCGGTGTAATCGAAGTAATCGAGAAACTGAAAAGGGACGGTATCAAGATAGGTTCCACCACCGGATATACTACTGCCATGATGGACATTGTGCTGCCCGGTGCCGCCGCCCATGGCTATACCACAGACAACTGTGTGACTTCCAACAACCTTCCGGCAGGACGTCCGCAACCCTACATGATTTACCAGAACATGATTGATCTGGCCATACCTTCCGTTCAAAGCGTAATAAAATATGGTGATACGATAGCCGATATCAAAGAAGGTGTGAATGCCGGTGTATGGACTGTCGGTGTGATTCTGGGCAGCAACGAAATGGGACTCACCCAAGAGGAAACCGGAAAACTGCCTGCAGAAGAATTGAACAGACGCATGGCAGCAGTCAGAAAACGTATGTATATGGCAGGTGCGCATTATGTAGTAAACACCATTGCCGAACTTCCCGAAATTATTGAAATTATTAACCATAAAATGAATTAA
- a CDS encoding OprO/OprP family phosphate-selective porin, protein MKRMTYVKALMCLLFPSAALVTRAQHPVAGDLKCKLTGRMLMDGGVYLKNDNLFGNGTEFNDLRLGVKATYQNWSMKMEVGYVGNKVSIKDAFAAYTSGKHIIQVGQFYEPFTLDMLCSTYDLRFHQSPGIVLALTNSRRMGTSYTYNGKHYYASGGFFTDSDLGNVKNVSQGYAIDGRLVYRPVNEEGKLLHIGAAVVYRTPDSALPGDEDENTFIYKSPGVSTIDNRNLIYAKVDHAKYQLKQGLELMIAHQRFFLQGEYIRTMVKREQNFTNYTGHGGYVQCSWLLTGRQYGYDEALACPGRPVGRALELCGRFNMLDMNNEEAGVWGGAQKDFSLGMNYYMNKHIGMKLAYSWVMPGKHIKEISDKNFSVLQLRFQMIL, encoded by the coding sequence ATGAAAAGAATGACTTATGTTAAAGCATTGATGTGCCTGTTATTCCCCTCTGCTGCTTTAGTTACCCGTGCGCAACACCCGGTTGCCGGGGATTTGAAATGTAAACTGACCGGACGTATGCTTATGGATGGTGGCGTTTATTTAAAGAATGACAACCTGTTTGGTAACGGTACGGAGTTTAATGACTTGCGGTTGGGGGTGAAAGCGACCTATCAGAACTGGAGTATGAAGATGGAGGTAGGTTATGTAGGGAATAAAGTTTCCATAAAGGATGCCTTTGCTGCTTATACTTCGGGCAAGCATATTATTCAGGTGGGACAATTCTATGAACCTTTTACATTGGACATGTTATGTAGTACGTACGACCTTCGTTTTCATCAGTCGCCGGGAATCGTGCTGGCTTTGACCAATAGCAGGAGGATGGGAACCTCCTATACCTACAATGGAAAACATTATTATGCTTCCGGCGGTTTCTTTACAGACAGTGACCTGGGTAATGTGAAAAATGTTTCACAAGGGTATGCCATAGACGGTCGTTTGGTATATCGCCCTGTAAACGAAGAGGGAAAATTGTTACACATAGGTGCAGCGGTGGTGTATCGTACTCCGGATAGCGCGTTGCCGGGAGATGAAGACGAGAATACGTTTATTTATAAATCTCCGGGGGTGAGCACTATTGATAACCGGAATCTTATTTACGCCAAGGTAGATCATGCAAAGTACCAGTTGAAACAAGGGTTGGAATTAATGATCGCTCATCAGAGGTTCTTTTTGCAAGGGGAGTATATACGAACTATGGTGAAGCGTGAACAGAATTTCACAAATTATACAGGACATGGCGGATATGTGCAATGCTCCTGGTTGTTGACAGGCAGGCAATATGGGTATGATGAAGCATTGGCTTGTCCGGGCAGACCTGTGGGGCGGGCATTGGAGCTGTGTGGAAGGTTTAATATGCTTGATATGAATAATGAGGAAGCCGGTGTATGGGGAGGGGCTCAAAAGGATTTTTCATTGGGCATGAATTATTACATGAATAAGCATATAGGGATGAAGCTGGCTTATAGCTGGGTGATGCCGGGAAAGCATATAAAGGAGATTAGTGATAAGAATTTCAGTGTCTTGCAGCTCCGGTTCCAAATGATCTTGTAA
- a CDS encoding vWA domain-containing protein — protein sequence MRTEKRTRNIRLRDLKIIYSQELKDRTFKAYEEDVSNGVVRQRELEEKVLMYYRRTIPSLQEYYSRYTPEWEAFYSSEHLPDMAFLQYLKQMRGAFKKRYELAELNIDYYISLLENASLWKGEGTRTKEFFLDKWHQLLTRKEYDYQYMHINSLCEGFDLLIRKQGKESGNKLLGSRMEWLLHNYPDLYRRILPYETVMKRNPAIQQLARLLGKKHRDQQKYDSLSGVDKKRLIRHSPHSDITGVTLGNDLNSLLPIEYCYLADDALRAVFMERYAEKRLQLFDYQSKVTEQVKDDKHKVSGQGPYIICVDTSGSMQGDREILSKSAILAIAQLTEKTHRKCYVINFSDEAVSLLIEDLGRDMPKLAEFLNKRFDGGTDIEPALREAAHIINGNDFRESDIVLISDFEMPPLSRDLMEQVKVIKRRKTSFFGLVFGNKPEMEYLNLCERYWEM from the coding sequence ATGCGTACCGAAAAGAGAACCAGGAATATAAGGTTGAGAGATCTGAAGATAATCTATTCTCAGGAACTGAAAGATAGGACATTCAAAGCATACGAGGAGGATGTAAGCAACGGGGTGGTGCGTCAACGTGAACTGGAAGAGAAAGTGTTGATGTACTATCGGCGTACCATACCTTCTTTGCAGGAATATTATTCCCGCTACACTCCGGAGTGGGAGGCTTTCTACTCTTCGGAACATCTGCCGGATATGGCATTTTTGCAATATTTGAAGCAGATGCGCGGTGCTTTCAAAAAGAGGTATGAACTGGCGGAACTGAATATTGACTATTATATCAGCCTGTTGGAGAATGCTTCTTTATGGAAAGGAGAGGGAACCCGGACCAAGGAGTTTTTTTTGGATAAATGGCATCAGTTGCTTACCCGCAAAGAGTATGACTATCAGTACATGCATATAAACAGTTTATGTGAAGGTTTTGATTTGTTGATCCGGAAACAAGGAAAGGAATCGGGTAACAAACTGTTGGGCTCGCGCATGGAGTGGCTGCTTCATAATTATCCTGATTTGTACCGGAGGATACTTCCGTATGAAACAGTGATGAAGCGCAATCCGGCTATCCAACAATTGGCGCGTTTGCTGGGCAAGAAGCATCGGGACCAACAAAAATACGATTCTTTGTCGGGGGTAGATAAAAAGAGGCTGATCAGACACTCTCCGCATAGTGATATCACAGGGGTGACTTTGGGAAATGACCTGAATAGTTTGTTGCCCATCGAGTATTGTTATCTGGCTGATGATGCGCTGCGTGCCGTATTTATGGAACGATATGCCGAAAAGAGATTGCAACTGTTCGATTACCAGTCCAAGGTAACGGAACAGGTAAAGGATGACAAGCATAAGGTTTCGGGACAAGGACCTTATATCATCTGTGTAGATACTTCCGGCTCCATGCAGGGAGACAGAGAGATCTTGTCCAAATCGGCTATTCTGGCTATAGCGCAACTGACGGAGAAAACCCATCGGAAATGTTATGTCATCAATTTCTCGGATGAGGCTGTGTCGTTATTGATTGAAGATTTGGGGCGGGATATGCCCAAGTTGGCGGAGTTTCTGAATAAACGTTTTGACGGTGGAACGGATATAGAGCCGGCTCTTCGGGAAGCTGCGCATATCATCAACGGAAATGACTTCCGTGAATCGGATATCGTATTGATCTCAGATTTCGAGATGCCGCCTTTATCCCGTGATTTAATGGAACAGGTAAAAGTGATTAAGCGGAGGAAGACTTCTTTCTTCGGATTGGTGTTTGGCAACAAGCCTGAAATGGAATATTTGAATCTTTGTGAACGTTATTGGGAAATGTAA
- a CDS encoding 2-aminoethylphosphonate--pyruvate transaminase: MRPYLLLTPGPLTTSESVKTAMMTDWCTWDEDYNVHIVEEIRKGLVQLATRKTDDYTSILMQGSGTYCVEATLGSVITPKHKLLILSNGAYGDRMGNIAEYHGMNYDMLAFDETEQVSVEYVDDYLAHNAEITHVAVVHCETTTGILNPLKEIAHMVKMHGKKLIVDAMSSFGGVPLDVEELGIDFMISSANKCIQGVPGFGFIIARKSELQYCKGVSKSLSLDIYDQWDAMEKGHGKWRFTSPTHVVRAFKQAMDELAAEGGVEARHARYCRNHDVLVEGMRSLGFKTLLKDEVQSPIITSFLYPDKEFDFKEFYHQLKEKGFVIYPGKISQADTFRIGNIGDVFPEDFSRLIEAIKTVAK; encoded by the coding sequence ATGAGACCATACTTACTTTTAACCCCCGGCCCTTTAACCACTTCTGAAAGCGTAAAAACAGCCATGATGACCGACTGGTGCACATGGGATGAAGACTACAATGTTCACATCGTAGAGGAAATACGTAAAGGATTAGTACAACTGGCTACACGAAAAACAGATGACTACACCAGCATCCTGATGCAGGGAAGCGGTACTTATTGTGTAGAGGCGACCTTAGGAAGTGTGATTACGCCCAAACACAAATTATTGATTCTGAGCAACGGTGCATACGGAGACCGCATGGGAAACATTGCAGAATATCATGGAATGAACTATGATATGCTAGCCTTTGATGAAACAGAACAAGTATCTGTGGAGTATGTGGATGATTATCTGGCACACAATGCAGAAATCACTCATGTGGCAGTGGTACATTGCGAAACTACAACCGGTATCCTGAACCCGTTAAAGGAAATAGCCCACATGGTAAAGATGCATGGTAAAAAACTGATAGTGGATGCAATGAGCAGCTTTGGCGGCGTACCATTGGATGTAGAGGAATTAGGTATCGACTTTATGATCAGTAGTGCCAACAAATGTATTCAGGGAGTTCCCGGCTTTGGTTTCATCATTGCACGTAAATCCGAATTACAATATTGTAAAGGAGTATCAAAGAGTCTTTCTTTGGACATCTACGACCAATGGGATGCGATGGAGAAAGGACATGGAAAATGGCGCTTCACCTCTCCTACACATGTAGTGCGTGCCTTTAAACAAGCCATGGACGAACTGGCAGCCGAAGGCGGTGTGGAAGCCCGGCATGCACGCTACTGCCGTAATCATGATGTGCTGGTAGAAGGTATGCGATCATTGGGATTCAAGACCTTACTGAAAGATGAAGTCCAATCCCCTATCATCACTTCCTTCCTTTATCCTGACAAGGAGTTCGATTTCAAGGAATTCTATCATCAATTGAAAGAAAAAGGATTCGTTATCTATCCGGGAAAGATTTCTCAAGCAGATACTTTCCGCATCGGAAACATCGGTGATGTGTTCCCCGAAGATTTCAGCAGATTGATTGAAGCTATCAAGACCGTCGCAAAATAA